In Rutidosis leptorrhynchoides isolate AG116_Rl617_1_P2 chromosome 6, CSIRO_AGI_Rlap_v1, whole genome shotgun sequence, the DNA window cattttcataacattggcatgagacatgttcaaaagatataACAACctaagcgatgtctacttgagggggagtcaactccatgctgcactctttttcccttagctaaagtttttcccactgggttttctttagcaaggtttttaacgaggcagtaacttacagttgatcttcaacaaacaaaattgttaTCCAagagggagtgttataatatataaataaataaataaatatatatatatatatatatatatatatatatatatatatatatatatatatatatatatatatatatatatatatatatatatatatatatatatatataaatggatagtcaattattgatacacaaaagtaatattattgtattacctaaacttgtgatatttttgctataaatagccatgaatgcaagcatttaacttgcaccattttctcacacttacaaaatgtttctttctttctctacattattatctttgttcttacacttcattattagcattcttaatcaagaatcaaaccactaaaggttgttataagcctactgaattataacatcaagaatcaaaccactaaaggtagttataagtctactgaattataacaacatGATAATATCTAGGAACTGCAAAAACGGCGTAATTAAGCAAAGATATACAATAAGCTTTAGTGACGACCCAGTCATAGAtttttatcttattttattttttaaacttTTATCAGGTATTAAATGTAACTGAGTTTGTGTTGATAGTTTTTATTTGAGCTCCATAGTTTTTATATGTTTGTACGTTGACAGGGGATATCTTTTTGATGATCTTTCTTTATGATTATAAAAGGGGATTATCACCAAAATTAAAgttcatttttttttttccttttttgtcTGAGAGCCAAAAAAAAAATTGTCAATTTACCTTCCCAAGGAGCAAGGTGTCTCTTGTTCCCTTGCGACTTGCGACCTTGGTTCCACCTTGGAGCAAGGAGCAAGACACCTTGCTCATTGCACCCAGGTGGAAGCAACGACACAGGTGCAGGTGGAAGCAAGGAAGCAAGAggtaccttgcgtccttgcttccacttGGGAGGAAGGAGCAAGACACATTGCTTCTTGCttccaggtggaagcaaggacgcaaaggAGCAAGACGCCTTGCTCCTTGCGAGGACAAATTGGCAATTGTTTTTTTGGCTCTTACACAAAAAAAAAGTCAAAAATGAACTTTTTGGTAATAATTCCTTATTAAAATTTATCCATTTTTTCacaaaaaagtaaaataaaaaaaattatcatcTTTAAATTTCAATGACATGGCACTTTCTATCAAGAATGATTTCAGCTGCACTTTTTTAGTATTTTGTGGCATCCACTATTAAATGACATTTAGAGTCTATTTGtttactacctccgtcccaccagaaatgtcaactttgacttttgacaatctttatttgtcaactttgactataaatatttatgttcatgttatataatatttgatgaaaattatatgaatggatTGAGTTTTAACTGTGTTTTCATTGATATAACTTTCACCGAATATTATATAACACCATCAAAAATatctaaagtcaaagttgaatAAGGAAGACTGGAAAAGTCAAAGTGAACACTTCTGATAGGACGGAGAGAGTATCatttaattgaataacttattattaataatgaatcaTTCAACATTCAGTGTacttatttaatatttaaattacatataATACTGAATGGTTCATTCAAAGTAACATATCCATAAGACTTGACGAACACGTATACTAAATTTTGTATCCATGCAACACGGTTAATAAAGTAATTTTATTGAATTTATATCGTTCACTCAATATGTTTATCaaacttattttattttataacaCAATTTATTCAGTGACTTTGAAAACAATTCAGACTATATCATTCAATTTATCAAATAAAGTCATATTTTGTAATGATTACGGTATAATATAATTCTGATTAAATGTATAATGAAATATGTACATCCATTCAAGCCTCTTCAGTGTCCACATAGTGAAATGGAAGTCATGAGTTTTGCTATCATTATATATGATATTTGAATTTGATACTACTTGATTTTGTAAATACAATTTCGTTGTTTGAAGAAATCAAACAGGTTCAGAGACAAAGATGACACACCTCAAACAAATCAAACAGGTTCAGAGACAAAGATGACACACCTAACACCTTGTCCGTAAACCCGTCCAATTGTCGCTTTTTAAGTTTCATTTCGTTTCAATAAAACCAAGTTCGCTTTATTTTAGTACTTTTTCCTATATTTCAGTTGTTCTCAAATTTCGCTCTTTTGACACCACTCATGCATCTTAAGACGATTTGTTTAATGTTATCGGTTATTTTAGAAATTTTTAGAAAAagtaaaataaacatgtatttaaAGAAAACCAAGAAGTAGGCTTATCTAGTATACGGAGTACCTTTTATTCATTACTAGGAGTCCATCTAATAAATGGAACAATATGTTATACCACGTGGTTCTATTACTTGTAAATTATGGGCTTGACCAATATCACAAAAGTGATGATCCGCAACTAAAATTTAACTGTGCACAATCATACTCTGCATGTTTTACTACTGTACAACTTCATAAAACATGAGAAGTGATTCGTACACCATCAGTTTTTAGCCGTATACCACCAAACATACATTATaatattgtactgtacaacactgtaaagcataatTGATGGTGTATGACTAAAAAttagtggtgtacgaatcatcacccaTAAAACATATTGTGTACTgttaaaaaagtaaaaaagtaattgTGTATCTCACAAACTTAACCATATAAACATGGTACATGGTGCAAACTCATGTGAATTACAATAGGAACTaggatgataaaaaaaaaataaaaaaaaaaaaaaggtaaatgtTGCACCTACAACCTTACACCGCACCACCATCACATCACATGCAATTGTCATCAattattattaaattgagaaagtaGCCATCTTTTTTGAATACATTGTTGTCTTTATCAAATTACAACAAATCATCCACATACGTAGCCAAAAATGtccatattaaatataattatcttATGCAACAATAGTAGTACCACATAGTTTCCACCCTGATTGGGTTTGGTAACAAGAAAATTAAAAGATGCTTATCTTGTCATTTGCCAATGATTTAATTACAAGGTACAAACTTTCAAGGCATGAAGGTACAACCTTCAGATGCATCAATGTACAaactttatagttggaaattttacTTACCATGACATATTGGACACACTTATAACTAAACATTGTCAACGTTTATGACTAGTATTCCAAAATACCATCTTTaagacataaagaagttaaggattATTCATAAACCCTAAATATGCAAGACCTATAACCTAAAAGAGAACATAGCAGATGTATTCAGTTACATGTAATTCATAAAGGCTGAATCTTTAAGGCATAAAGAGAGAAACTAGGGATTCTTTGTATATCAAATCTTTAAACACACCCATAAACTAAACTAAAGTAACAAAAAGCAAAGATCTTTCCATAAAAAAGACTTTGTTTTAATTTAATGTAAGCCTTAttttaagcaaaaaaaaaaaaaaaaaaaaaaaaaaaggcaaagaTCTTGATGATTCATTTAACTTAAAATAGGAATTGGGAATTGCACAAACAGAATTTGAAGATCAAAAGGCAAATATATTGATATTACCAATGTTTGTGATTCATACCAAAGTACAACTTCCAATGCATGAAGATAGAAATTACTCAAATTAGGGATTCATTATACAAGAAACCTTTGACACACTAAGAAATTGGAGAGAAAAAAGAATTGTATAATCCCAAATAACAAGATTCATATAAGCCCTAAACTCTATATACCTATGTCCAGGTAAATTTAAACACAAACATAGATGTATAGAGAtagagatatatagatatatagatatatatataaagatgtatCCCACAAAAACTAATTCAAATCCAAAAGtatgataaaaagaaaaataaaattgaCCCACAAACATCAAATTACCAATAAGATGCAATTTCGACTCTAGTTTGGCACCCAAATCAAGAATCTTTACAAGATTATGATTTGTGGGTGGCTTTTGATTTGTGCTTTTGGGTTGTGTTGTTGGTGGCTTTAACTGGCTTCCCAAAGATAGCACAACAACCAGAAACTTTAGGTGATGGTGGGTCAATAGTGGATTCAACTTCAACAGATTTATATGGTTTTGGTTCTGATCTTTGTTGTTCTGTTTTTTCTCTTTCTTCATCTGTTGGTTTCACTGGTTTGAGTTCTCCTGATAACAATTTATCATCCCAAACAAGCCCTGATGATCCTGATCTTCTAAATGATATTTCTGATCTTGGTAGTGCCTCCATCTTTAGTCTTTAACTCTAATtctgtatgtaaaaaaaaaaaaaaaacaaattgtaATTTGTGGCGTGTGAGAGAGATTTGAGATGGTGTTTTATTTATGGGTATATAACTAGTAATAAGTAATGGTTTTGAGTAGCATATAAAAGGTGAGGTTATAATATGGAATCCAGTGGGTAACCGGCTTTGGTTGTGAAATTACATTATTGACCTTGATAGTATTTTAATAATGTACGAGTAATATTCACTCATTTTTTAATATTCACACTCATTTTCCTTtttggggatgattctcacacacacttttttgatcctcacacacctattttaaccttttactcttctaataatactcaattggtgtgtgaggatcaaaaaagtgtgtgtgagaatcatcccccttttttGAAAGGCAACATCAACATTTTATTAATTAATGCCTCCCGTTAAGAAGCAAGGCATAGCCCAACTGTTTCTGGATctttacatttctatttacaaggcGCTCATAGAGCTAACTAACAACACAAATGTAACCTACTCATGTTTTGTCCGCAACACGAGAATCAAAGGATCTCGGATTTGTTAACCATCGATGCCAATCTAGCGTATGTTTCTCTTGTTTTTTGAACAGCCGTACGGAATCACCCAGGGGGACTTAACCGCCCACACATTCATCTCCCACAATCACCCAgggtggaattcaagggttaagGGGCAACCATGTGCGCAATGTTGCACtccacgggagtcgaactcctgacctctcgctaagagaggcatgtcactaccacatgagctacaacaatgtgataacccgtaaatttccggcaaaatttaaacaaaaactttatataatttcatttaacctcgactaattccgacgattcacgaacaattatttgtaaataattacgcattaatttgatatattaatattattattattaatatcccttttaaacaagatatcaataattaatatctttattatcagtattgttattgtgaataaaaaaaatattgacaaatattcttggaaaagcagtaaatcaatttgtttattttttaaaaaaaatatatataaaaaaatccttaaaataaatgatttttttaataaaataaataaataaataactttttaattaaaaattataatggaaaactacttttattattttattttgtacattatcccatgacctaacatttaatacttttgaattttaaaatcccattaaaaattaaaatatttctttttcttttaattatgttattctttttacctaattttttcaagtataaatacccctcatttctcattcaaactcataccaaaatttctctcattctctctactagtaagtatttttttcttattttttactttttactttttactttttacttcgatttattatttttttaccaacatgtaaataatgttataaattatatgcaattaaaattaaaataaataacatgttataattagtaatatatgttgctaaaaattataaaagtatttttatgaattaatatataggagttataattaaaatcgaattaatgaatatatatgtatatacgcacctaacgtgaaggttataattaaagatagcgtacaaagactacaaacatcaccgctacttgtggcctagggtgatccttgttaccattatgggacgcttgtggatctcgaatgccaagacttagattctggtcaagagatcatgggccgctcggtaacaatagatcattcgagtgacttgcatgttagcgacgaagtttgggcgagattgtacaacatctttgttaagaattataacccgaacattcttaaactagaagcttactataagtggaagtttttcataaatagtaggtttccaaaaatagaaacttttgagaaataggaacttttctcgaaaaccgtcactgtcaatatagttgctatattaataaacatactttatgtcaagttagacattaactaatcaaacgttatacctcaaggttgatatccaaatcacttacttgctttactttccttcttgcgtggaatacttcaactgctatttaatgtgagttttcatctgctccctttttatatatttttgggctgagaatacatgcacaacttttataactgttttacacgtatcaactattaaactgtgatatgttgggctatgaccagcaagtccccaaccgacaagtataaacgataacttgtacggggcaaacttgaaagtctagtctaaatatcagtaccaactattaaactgtgatatgttgggctatgaccagtaagtccccaaccgacaagtataaacgataacttgtacggggtaaacttgaaagtctagtctaaatatcagtactaactgttaaactatgctatactcggctatgtccgactaagtccctacagtgatatttttaattgctgcagcattcttaattattgggataggcctatcgggagtaacgcccccgatacatttgactaagtctttgtattacttgataatgaaattaaacgacaaggacagaacaacttgtcacggggcaaacaacgtttagtctaaatatcacgcactggcataactttttgatcctgcgggagatcaactttactggatctgagtgatctacttatgaaaacaaatcttgtggtctaacactattactgaaatcattatttatgacaaacctatgaactcactcaacatcgtgttgactttttaagcatgtttattctcaggtacttaaatattgcttccgctgtatatctactgctttgatgatgattgcttgctatgcttggagtcttcattacatatcatatcaattaaagacatatttatcttccgctgcaaaactcaacaaaacgtctcatgtagagtcgttctcgtttatacaactgtgatttgatataattagtgacgTCATTCTCCCAGGCTCTATCTGGAGGACGTGACAAACACAAGGCTTAGCATATGTTTCTTTAGCCTACTCGATATCCACACATGGCAAAGAATCTGTATCTCATTGAATAGTGATGCACTgctcgattttttttttttgccggaTGTACTTTTGTTTCTGTGCTTCCAAATGAAGTACCCACAAATGCACTTGGTTGCTTTCCATAGCGAAGATCCCATTGCTATTCAAATAGTGGCGGAACATAGTTATACCCAAAGGGGGTATCCGCTCCACCTGGATTTAACGGGAAAAAAAAGTTTACACTAAAAAGAAAAATTTACCATAAAATAAGTTTTTCTTTAGTATTTACCCATGCTGGCA includes these proteins:
- the LOC139853738 gene encoding uncharacterized protein At1g15400-like — its product is MEALPRSEISFRRSGSSGLVWDDKLLSGELKPVKPTDEEREKTEQQRSEPKPYKSVEVESTIDPPSPKVSGCCAIFGKPVKATNNTTQKHKSKATHKS